Proteins from one Homalodisca vitripennis isolate AUS2020 chromosome 3, UT_GWSS_2.1, whole genome shotgun sequence genomic window:
- the LOC124357036 gene encoding protein Red produces the protein MPETDYDDDGDRSQRLTNDDFRRLLMTPRASVPSSAPSTHSVEKPETVKDVPPTEDDDKAAQRRKKKSFYAKLKKQEEDKMAELAKMYRDRAKERREGVNPDYQAEDPLSTASGYRAVAPDLKSGLDAAERRRQMIQESKFLGGDMEHTHLVKGLDYALLQKVRSEIQVKEQEQEDEMEKLVLKPKKEKKAKDEEEVQFKTRLGRNIYRVALNTNLVDRNPLFAPGRMAYVVDLNDEVADSDIPTTLIRSKSDVPNFEATPTLTTNDIVINKLAQILSYLRQGPRHSKKSKRKDHRPQMDEGIFPDLGDYIPSASTKTSSTEQQKKKTSSYFSSSAEEEKVSSQQEAKAEKKKTVLPAPVVKPESSSKAAGILSRLAAEPTGYAECYPGQDEMQDAIDDSDDEVDYTKMDLGNKKGPVGRWDFDTQEEYSNYMNSKEALPKAAFQYGVKMADGRRTRKYNKEKNERAELDREWNKIQNIIQKRKAPIEPSTPQFKIPRY, from the exons ATGCCTGAGACCGATTATGACGATGATGGAGATCGGTCACAGCGATTAACAAATGATGATTTTCGGCGTCTCTTGATGACACCTCGAGCTTCAGTCCCATCTTCAGCTCCATCCACTCATTCagttgaaaaaccagaaactgtTAAAGATGTGCCTCCAACAGAAGATGATGATAAAGCAGCTCAGAGGAggaaaaagaaaagtttttatgccAAGCTTAAGAAGCAAGAAGAAGATAAAATGGCAGAATTGGCAAAGATGTACAGGGATCGGGCAAAAGAGCGTCGTGAAGGTGTCAATCCGGATTACCAAGCTGAAGATCCTCTCTCTACAGCTAGTGGATATAGAGCAGTTGCCCCTGACTTAAAATCAGGATTAGATGCTGCTGAAAGGCGTAGGCAGATGATTCAAGAATCAAAGTTTTTGGGTGGTGATATGGAACACACTCACTTGGTGAAAGGCTTGGATTATGCTTTGTTACAAAAAGTTAGAAGTGAAATCCAAGTTAAAGAGCAAGAGCAAGAAGATGAAATGGAGAAATTAGTATTGAAACCGAAAAAGGAAAAGAAAGCTAAAGATGAAGAAgaagtacaatttaaaacaagattGGGGAGAAATATTTATAGAGTTGCTCTAAATACTAACCTAGTTGATCGAAACCCTCTATTCGCACCAGGTAGAATGGCATATGTTGTGGACTTAAATGATGAAGTTGCAGACAGTGACATTCCCACAACACTTATTAGAAGTAAGAGTGATGTACCAAACTTTGAAGCGACACCCACATTAACAACAAATGATATTGTGATCAATAAATTAGCACAGATTCTCTCTTATTTGCGACAAGGACCTAGGCATTCAAAGAAATCAAAGAGAAAAGATCACAGGCCACAG ATGGATGAAGGTATTTTCCCAGATTTGGGTGATTACATCCCTTCAGCTTCTACAAAAACCAGCAGTACTGAACagcaaaaaaagaaaacatcTAGTTACTTCAGCAGCTCGGCTGAAGAAGAAAAAGTTTCCAGTCAACAAGAAGCGAAAGCAGAGaagaaaaaaacagttttacCTGCTCCTGTTGTTAAACCAGAAAGTAGCTCTAAAGCTGCTGGGATACTCTCCAG GCTTGCTGCTGAACCAACAGGGTACGCCGAGTGTTATCCAGGCCAAGACGAAATGCAGGATGCCATCGATGATTCAGACGATGAAGTAGACTACACCAAGATGGATTTGGGCAACAAGAAAGGGCCGGTCGGTCGGTGGGATTTTGACACGCAAGAGGAGTACAGCAACTACATGAACAGCAAGGAAGCGTTGCCAAAGGCTGCGTTCCAATATGGTGTCAAGATGGCAGATGGGAGACGCACGCGCAAGTACAACAAGGAAAAGAATGAACGTGCTGAGCTAGACCGAGAGTGGAACAAGATTCAGAATATCATTCAGAAAAGAAAAGCACCAATTGAGCCTAGCACACCTCAGTTCAAGATTCCACGTTATTAA